The genomic region CGGGCCGGCGCTCATCACGCTGGGCGTGGAGCCGGCCGAGACCGCGATGTTCATCTTCTACTACGCGGTGCTGTCGGAGGTGACGCCGCCGACCGCGCTCGCCGCCGTCGCCGCCGCGGCGCTGACCGGCGGCGACGTGATGAAGACGATGTGGCAGACGTGGAAGTACACGCTGCCCGCGTTCCTCGTGCCGTTGGCGTTCGTGCTGACCGACGAGGGCGCCGGGCTGCTGCTGCGCGGACCGTTGCTGGACTCGGTGTGGACGTTCGGAGCGTCCGCGCTGGGGGTCGCCGCACTGGCCGTGCTCACGGGCGGCTGGTTGTTCGGTCCGGCGCGCTGGCCGGAACGCCTGCTGTGCGTGCCGGCCGCGTTGTTCCTGCTTTACCTGCAGCCGTTGACGATCGCCATCGGGGCCGGGTTCCTCGTGGTGGCCGTGGCGGTCCACCTGGTCACACGTAGGAGGGTTCCTGATGCTGCGTAAGTACGCGGTCGGTGCGATCGCTTTGGCGCTCGTGGTTTCCGGGTGTGGTGGCAAACGCACGCCCACGACGCCGGACGCGGGCAGCGGTTCGCAGGCGTCCTGTGAAGCGTCGGACGGGCGGATCACGATCGCGACCGGCAACTCCGGTGGTGTCTACTTCGTGGTCGGCGGCGGTCTGGCGAAGCTGATCAGCGACAACTCGAAGCTGAAGGCGTCGTCGGCGGAGACCGGCGCGTCCGTGCAGAACATCCAGCAGCTCGTCAGTGGCACTTACGACATCGCGTTCTCGCTGGCCGACACCGCCGCGGACGCCGTCAACGGCACCGGGGCGTTCACGACCAAGCAGAAGGTCTCCGCGCTGTCGCGGATCTACCCGAACTACACCCAGGTGCTCGTCCGGGCCGACTCCGGGATCAACTCGATCGCGGACATGAAGGGCAAGCGGATCTCGACCGGCTCGCCGAAGTCCGGCACCGAGGTCATCGCGGGCCGGCTGCTGAAGTCCGCCGGTCTCAACATCGACTCGGACGTCTCCGCCCAGCGCCTGGACCTCACCAAGACCGCGGACGGGATGAAGGACGGCAGCATCGACGGCCTCATCTGGTCGGGCGGCCTGCCGACGCCGCAGATCACCGACATCACGACGTCTCTCAAGGACCGGGTGAAGTTCATCGACCTCACGCCGATGCTGCCGGAGATGAAGAAGATCAGCCCGGTGTACGACACCGCCAAGATCCCGGCGGCGACCTACGGCGTCGCCGAGGTGTCCACGATCGTGGTGCCGAACCTGCTGCTCGTGCGGGACGACTTCGCGGCCAACAACGCCTGCGCGGTGACCAAGCTGATCTTCGACAAGAAGGCCGACCTGGAGAAGGTTCACCCGGCCGTGAAGGACATCGACAAGGCCAAG from Lentzea guizhouensis harbors:
- a CDS encoding TAXI family TRAP transporter solute-binding subunit, with the protein product MLRKYAVGAIALALVVSGCGGKRTPTTPDAGSGSQASCEASDGRITIATGNSGGVYFVVGGGLAKLISDNSKLKASSAETGASVQNIQQLVSGTYDIAFSLADTAADAVNGTGAFTTKQKVSALSRIYPNYTQVLVRADSGINSIADMKGKRISTGSPKSGTEVIAGRLLKSAGLNIDSDVSAQRLDLTKTADGMKDGSIDGLIWSGGLPTPQITDITTSLKDRVKFIDLTPMLPEMKKISPVYDTAKIPAATYGVAEVSTIVVPNLLLVRDDFAANNACAVTKLIFDKKADLEKVHPAVKDIDKAKASASDPVPLHPGAKQALG